Part of the Sodalinema gerasimenkoae IPPAS B-353 genome is shown below.
ATTCAGGTCACAGCGCCGGGGTATCATGAGGCCAGAACTCTCCAGTTAGATTCCAGTCAGGCGCAGGCTAGGCTGGGTTGGAGGCCTCAATGGTCTTTGTTCGAGGCGATGAAGGAAACGATTTCATGGTATTCTGCCTGGTCGAAGGGGGCGGATATGCGACAGGTGAGTCTGGAAACGATTGCAGATTATGAGGAGTTATTGAGGGGGACATGAAACGCTTTCAGTTGACACCACTGCCCTTGCAGGGACTGGTCCTTGCTCAGCGTCAGCCCCTTTCGGATTCTCGGGGGTTTCTTGAACGTATGTTCTGTACTGAGGTTTTTAGGGACGTTGGGGTAATATTTAAGCCCGGTTCATTATCTGTCAACCTCCGGAATGTAGCATTGAACGGTATCAGGCATGGATGTGCAGTAAGGATATGGTTCAAGTGTCTGACTGACAGCAGCAATTCTCATTTTGACCCGCATCCTGTCCAAGATGCCCAATCTTGAACGAAAGAATGCAGCTTTCGAGAATCCTTATTGAGACGATTCTCAATAAGCTGGGGCAAAATTTCCATAATGAGAATTGCTGGACTGACAGAGCCAAAAGTTTGTCAGTGGTCTATAATAGTGCTACAGTGGTGCAGAATAATAGGTAGGAGGCATAAATTTTATCGCCAAAGCCCATGAGTTTCTCGCTGACCTGTTACGTCTTGAGTGTTTTGCGTCGTGATCGTCTGATACCGAAGTTCGGCTAAATTTACCACTATTTGGTTTAACCGTATATGAAAACAGCGATAATAACTGGATCGACAGGCTTGGTAGGCAGGTCAGTTGCCAGATATTTGTCCTCCAGAGGAATAGATATCTTGTGTTTAGGAAGAAAACGATTAAGCAAGCGTGATATTAAAAAGCACTTTAAATATGATTTAAATTATATACAGTTGTCAATGGAATCTATTCTGTCATTAGGGAGAAAGATTGATTTAATTCAATGGTCGCCAGGCGATGACTGTGTATTCTTTAACTTTGCATGGGGGGGGCATAAAACTTTGACTGATGGTAGTTTTAATGATCAGATGAAGAATGCAATTCAAGCAGCGAAAGCAGTACAGTCAGCAAAAAAAGTAGGATGTATCAAGTTTGTGAACATTGGAACTTTTGAAGAAACCTATGCTGAGCAGTATTTGGAGGGTATGAATAACAGTCCTTACCAATCGACACAGTCCAACTATGCTATATCCAAATTGGCGTCAAGGGATTTATGCAAAATGGTCGCATATCTAGAAAAAATAGATTATGTACACACACGTTTGTCCGTACCACTTGAGTCTGATTTATCTAGAGGATCATATATTGCATCAACACTAAGAAAAATTGTAAAAGGGCAGCCTTACGAATCCCCAAAGAGTAATCAGTTATTTGATATAGTGTTTACTGATGATGTGGCTAAAGCTTATCACCTTATAGGTGTTCACGGAAAAAATAAAGCAGATTATTACATTGGGAATTCAAAACCCGCTACACTCAGCAGCTACTTTGAATATTTTGGGCGAATTGTGGAGAATGTCGAGGGTGAAGATGTAGCAATTGACAGTAATGCAACTGATCCGATCAGGCAACTTTTTGATACTGAAAATATACAGCGAGACACCGGATTTGTCGCCACAACCAGGTTTCAAGACGTACTAAAAAACTTAGATAGCATATGAAAAAAGCAATTGTAACAGGGGCTACGGGGTTTATTGGCTCAGTGTTTGTCGCTTATCTGATGAAAAGCGGCATCGAAGTCTTAGCTTTAGGAAGAAAGTCTCTCAACGAGGTCTCCGATAGGGAGAGGAAAAGGCTTGCAGGAGCTGCATATCTCAGGCTAGACATGAATGAAATTGCCCTTTTGAGCAAAGAACTATCAGGGATTGGTTGGAATGTAGGCGATGACTGTATTTTTTTCAATTTAGCCTGGGGAGGAGTAAATGGTCTATCAGACTTAAATATCGAAGCCCAAATGAAGAATGTAATTTGGTCGGTATCGGCTCTTGATACGGCTTCCCGGATCGGATGTAGAAGGTTTATTCAGGTAGGCACGATGGAAGAAGCCTTTACGTACAAATACCTTGATCTTGATCATAACACAAGCAACAAATATAACAGGCATGTCATATATTCTGTTGCAAAAATCGCTGCTAAACGTGCACTTAAGATTAAAGCATCGCAAATAGGGATAGAGTTTATCTATGTGCTCCATTCGCATGTTATGGGTCCGAATGACACTAAGGATTCATTCTTACAGGTAACTCTTCAAAAACTAATTAAGGGTGATGATTTGATTTTTTCAACGGGTGAACAGTATTTCGATGTGATTTCCGTAAAAGATTGTGTTTATGGCTATTATTTGATTGGGCAGAGGGGCGTTCCAGGATCCGAGTACTGGGTTGGCTCTGGGGATCCGCGACGTTTAAGAGAGTATGTTGAGCGTATGTATAGACTATTTCCTTCAGGACAAGAAATGCAATTTGGAAAACTTCCTTACAATGACATTGTATTAAACAAGGAAGACTTTTCAATCAAATTGCTAGCCGAGCATACAGGGTATGCGCCTACCATGACATACGAAGAAACAGTAAAGGAGTTGTATGATAGTCTTGTAAAATAATGCACATGGTCTCAGCTACTTGATGGACTGATTGGGTTATTCTGTACTGGTGTCTCTTTACAACTCTGCATTATATCGGAAAAGTCGATGGCTAAGTTAATTTCAAGTCGAGGCACTTCAGTCTGTCGTGCCTGTGGATCAGATAATCTCTCTAGTGTGTTAGATTTAGGTTCTCAGCCCATACCATCTGAGTACGGCCGCACTGCAGATGAAGTTCTTGATGTCTTTCCACTGCACATGCGTATCTGCAAGCGATGCGGTTTGGGCCAGGTAGGTGAGTACGTTGTGCCTGAACGAATATTTCATGACACCTACCCGTACCTCTCTTCGGCTAGTTTCACATGGGTTGAGCACGCGAGGCAGTACGCCCGCTCAATGACGGATTCCCTCGCGCTCGACTCCAACAGTCTTGTTGTTGAACTAGCTAGTAATGATGGTTATCTGCTCTCGGAGTTTCGTAACCTCGGAGTTCCAGTGCTTGGCGTCGAACCCGCTGTGAATGTTGCAACTATTGCATGTGAAGCTGGAGTCCCGACAGTTACAGAGTTCTTTGGTGCTAGTGTCGCAGAGAAAATATTGGCCGATTATGGGTCTCCCGGGCTCATCGTAGCTAACAACGTCTTCGCACACGTCCCTGATATGCACGACTTTACAGAGGGCATGTCGATACTTGCGGATGATCACACCCTGATTACGATCGAAAACCCTTCTTTCGCTGTTCTGCTTCAAGAAACACTCTTCGATACGATTTATCACGAGCATTACTCCTACCTGACGGCTCATTCTGTAAGGGTTGTTGCTCAAGCACACGGGCTTGATCTGGTTCACGTGGATAAGTTGTCAACACATGGTGGCTCAAACCGATACTGGCTAAGTCGCTCTCGGACAGCGGACGATACGGTAAGTGCCACCCTTGAAGCTGAAAATCGGTCTGGTTTGTTCAAACCTGAAGAGTGGTTTGCATTCGCTGATCGATCAAAAGCCGCTATTGAGGGCCTCCGTAACTGGTTTCTTGAGCGCAAGCAAGCAGGGGATGTTGTGGTTGGTTACGGTGCTGCTCACAAAGGAAACACATTCCTTAACGCTGTAGGCGAGGCGTCCAAGACATTGACTTACGTCGTTGATGCGAGTGTGGAAAAGCAAGGCAAATTTCTGCCTGGATCCCAAGTGCCGGTATTAGCGCCGGAACAACTCGCGTTAGCAAGTCCAACTGATGTTCTGATTCTTCCGTGGAACATCGCTCCTGAACTAGCGGAGCGAATTAGGTTGGTCACGCCGGAAGCTCGTATCTGGGTGGCGCAACCGAGAATACAACAACTCTGAAGGAAATCTGAACTCTTATGAAATTAGAATCAACTCCGATAGAAGAGCTATTCGTCCTTCACCGGCCTGTCCGTCGGGATGAGCGAGGATTTTTCAGTCGGCTTTTTGGCGCTGACGAAATTGCTGCTGCAGGACGCCCAACGGAAGCAGTCCACGTAAACTCTTCCACATCTGTTACAGTTGGGACACTGCGCGGTATTCACTTCCAGTACCCACCTCATGCTGAAGCGAAGATTGTTTCGTGCGCAGCGGGTGCTATCTGGGATGTGGGCATTGACCTGCGGCCGAGTTCACCGACAAGGTTTCAGTGGTTTGGCATCAAGTTAACCCCTATGAACGGAGTCAGTATGATTATTCCCGAAGGTTTCGGTCATGCGTTCATCACGTTGGAACCCAACTCGACGGTCATATATGTTGTTTCTGCCGCTTACGCCCCAAGCCACGAATCAGGTGCCCGGTTTGATGACCCCGTGCTAGGGATTAAATGGCCAATCAAACCGCGTGTACTGTCGGAGAAAGACCTTGCTTGGGGGTCGCTCACGGACCGCATCGATGAGCTTGATACACGATTTGCTTAAACCTTTTCTAAAGGATGCTGGAGAAACATAGCATTGGAATATTAGGATGGTGAGCCTGATTGACTGACAAAAGTTAAAGTGGGGGCCGTGGGATATAAAGAGAACCTGGAACTCAAGGTGGTAAGACCGTGCCTGATGCTGTGGTTAAGATATCATAGCCGGGTGACCGTTGCGATGAGGAGTAAAGCGAACGCGACGAATGAGCATCTCATCCTGAACCAGGGAAGCGAGAATCCAATCTCAGCCAATACGTAGAATACCTATGAACCCGCTGCCCATGAGGGTCGATCCAACGTCGTCTCCTTACTCCTAACTTTTGTCAGTCAACCAGGTTGACGACTCATGGGGAAAGTTTGCGGGTGTTTGCCCAGCTTCGGGAACTTGGATGTCATTCGCTGAGTCACCGGGTGGGAGAAGTGTTGGAACAGGAGGAAGGAAGCAGCGGGATTGCTGACGGTTGAGGGGTATAGAGGTTTTCAGAGAAAGGCTGATACGATCAAGAATGATTTGTTACGTTTTTTGTTGCAGGCTAAGCAAGAGGAAATAAGTTGTGGTAGGCTACGGTGCAGCCACTAAGGGCAATACCCTGCTAAACTATGCTGGGGTTCGACCAGGTTTGATGAGGTTTGTCGTGAATCGCAATCCAGCTAGGCAGGGTCAGTTCATGCCAGGCAGTTGGGTTCCGATTGTTGATGAGCCTTCTTTGCAAAACTGTCGCCCTGATTATGTGATGATTCTGCCTTGGAACCTTAGGTCTGAGGTTGCGAATCGTTTAAACTACATTCGGTCGTGGTCAAGCCGTTTCGTTTTTGCTATTCCCGCCTTGGAAGTTTTATGAAAAAACGCATCTACTATACTAAACCCTCAATTACTGAGCTAGAGGTTGAGTATGCTACAGATGCTGCTCGTCATGGCTGGGGTGATCGCTGTTACGAGTATATTGAGCATTTCGAAAGAGCATTTCGAGAGCATCTGCAAGTTGACTATGCAATTGCTACATCTAGTTGTACGGGGGCTTTGCACATGGGTATGGCCGCCCTAGGAATTGGTGAGGGCGATGAAGTCATTTTGGCAGATACGAACTGGATTGCTACGGCTGCCCCAATTATTCATTTGGGTGCTAAACCTGTGTTTGTAGATATTTTGCCAGATACTTGGTGTATTGATCCCAGTTTGGTAGAGGAGGCGATTACATCCCGAACGAAGGCAATTATTGCGGTCCATTTATACGGCAATTTATGTGAGATGGATGAGTTGCTGGCAATTGGTGAAAAGTATGGTATTCCGGTGATTGAGGATGCGGCTGAAGCAATTGGTTCTATTTATCACGGCAAACGGGCCGGAAGCATGGGAAATTTTGGCAGTTTTTCCTTCCACGGCACAAAGACGCTAACCACTGGAGAAGGGGGGATGTTTGTAACCAATGATGCAGCGTTATACGAAAGGGTTTTGACGCTTTCTAACCATGGTCGAGCTAGAGGTCAGAAAAAACAGTTTTGGCCAGAGATAATTGGATTTAAATACAAAATGTCTAATATTCAAGCTGCGATCGGATGTGCACAAATGGAGCGAGTTGGTGATCTCATAGCTCGAAAGAGGGAAATATTTAGATATTACCAGAAAAGTCTGGTTTCTATCGATGGTATCTCTATGAATCCCGAGACAAGTTTGACCGTTAATGGATATTGGATGCCGACGCTTGTGTTTGATAAGAGCACTGCGATAACTCGTGAGGATTTGCTAAAAACCTTCCAGGATGAAGGGATAAATGCTAGGGTTTTCTTTTATCCTTTGTCCAGTCTTCCTGAGTTTGGGGGGGTAGCCCGAAATTCAAGGTCGCAGTCTATTTGTGAAAGAGCTATAAATCTGCCCAGCTATCACGACATGTCCCAAACAGATCAAATTTCTGTGGTATCGATCATCAAAAAACTAAAAGTCAATGAGGTATAGCGAAATGCCATCAATGAGTTCAAAATTTTTAATAATGGCAGATAGTCAAGTCGGCTACGCCGTAGTCAAATGGCTACTGGAGAACTATAAACATGATATAGGTCTGGTTGTAACTATTGAACAAAACGATATATGGGAATATGCAAAAAAAAGGGGTGTTAATGTCACAGTATATCAATCAGACCTAAATTTAATCAAAGAAATCGAAAATTTCGGCTTATGCTTAGAACTTGGTTTCCTCGTGTGGTGGCCAAAAATAATAAAAGACGGTCTTATCAGATTACCCAAGGCTGGTTTTATAAATACACATCCTAGCTTACTTCCATACTGTAGGGGTAGGCACTACAATTTTTGGTCTATAGTAGAACAAGTTCCCTTTGGTGTAACACTTCACTTTGTTAATGCAGGAATTGATACAGGGGATGTAGTCGCTCAGGAACCCATCTTTTATGGATGGGAAGACAATGGAGAGTCTTTATATAACAAAGCAGTCAATAAAATGATATCTCTATTTCAGAAAGCTTATCCTCATATTAGAGTATTTAAATTCAACAAGAATCCACAAAAACTATCTGAGGGAAGTTTTCATTTCTCTCACGAAATGGATAATGTGAGTAGAATCGATCTAAACCAAAAATACACAGCAAAAGATCTTCTAAACCTTCTGAGGGCAAGAACTTTTAAAGGTCATCCTAGTTGTTGGTTTGAAGATGATGGGGAAATTTATGAAGTGAGAGTTACCATAGTTAGGAAATCTCCATGATTTTTTACGATAAATTCAAGAGAGGACGTGAGCAAGAAATACAGGTACAAGGTACGGACACTACCTCGCTTCGAGCTACAAAGCATTTTTTTGATAAGGCCAATTCTAGAAAGTCTTCATATCACTTCGAATGGCTAGTCCGCCCAATTATCCAGTATCCACAGGATATTGTGGCTATGCAGGAAATTATTTGGTCAGTTCAACCTGAACTTATCATTGAAACGGGCATTGTTCATAAAAGTTCCCTAATTTTTTCAGCCTCTATGTTGGAACTTAATGCCGCTTGTGGTGGCCATCAAGATGCTGAAGTTCTTGGTATAGACATTGACATTCGCAAGCATAACCGCCAGGCGATTGAGTCCTACTGCATGTTTAAGCGCATTTCAATAATATCTGGGTCGATACTTGACCTGGATATTATTGAACAAGTTAAAATGAAAGCCAGTGGGAAACAAAGTGTGTTAGTTTGTTTGGACAGCAACCACACCCATGATCACCTTCCTGCGGAACTGGAGGCTTATGCTCCACTGGTTACGTTAGGAACTTACTGGATGGTTTTTGATGAAAGTATTGGGGATTTTCCAGATGATATGTTCCCAGACAGCCCCTGGGGATTGTTCTTCACTCCCCAGGGGCTGTCTAGGAGTATTTGGAGACTCACTCTGAGTTTGAAGTTGACAAAAGCATCCAAGATAAGTTACTAATTACAGTGGCACCTGACGGTTATTTGAAACGTATTCAGTAGTTATTTTTTATCTTACAATATACTTGATTATGCTGAAACTTAACTATAAACCTCTAGTCAGTATTGGTGTCCCGACATTCAATCGACCTGATGGACTCAGACGCACCTTATCTCACATTTTTAATCAAACATATTCCAATTTAGAAGTTATTGTTTCAGATAACAACTCACCTGGCGGTAATATCGATACAATTATAAGAGACTTTGCTATATCTGGTAAAAAAATAAGATATTTTCGCCAGAAGAAAAACCAGGGGGCTGTCTTTAACTTTGAATTTGTTTTCAAGCAGGCTACAGGTCAGTACTTTATGTGGGCAGCTGATGATGATTATTTTGAAAGTAAAAACTTAATTGAAAATTTACAAGCAGCCTGTGCTAACATCAACATGGCCTTTCCTGATTTCAATGTTCAACATACATCAGGAAGAGTAGTTCGTGGACTTTTAAACAAAATCTATGGTTCTTGCTTAACTGATCAAGATTATTTGTTGGCTTGGTGTAAGTATGGATACGGCTATCCATACTATGGAATGTATAATCTAGATAATTGCACTAAAAATAACGTTTCATTTAAATTTGATACAGATCTGAAATATTATAGTGAAGGAACTTTTTTGCATCGATTATTTATCGCAGGCAATGTAAGGTTTGTTCCCAATACTTTTATACGCATATCAGAAGGTGGTAGCAGACCAGACAACTTGACACTTTTGATAGATCATTCGATTTATATTGAAAGAACTCTTAATCTATATACCTCATGTGACTCACAAAACATTAAGAACTATGTTGACACATTTCTAGAATCTCAAAGAGTTTATCGATTGTCTTTGTGTGAATCATTATTGGCAGATCTTAGGGCTGCAAGAGCTAATTTACAAGCATCTGTATTGATGAACTCGCTTAATGATATAGAAAGGCATATAGGAGGCTTAAAAAGTCAATTGTATCCACAATACCAACATCAAGGAGTAAAAGAGAAAACTGCCGTGAGTTATACTACACCTTTATCGCATATATCCAGTTATCGAGAATGGATTAGTACTCTCGCTAAAGCCCAGTGTAGGCTCTATTATCGAGATCAAACTCCTGAATCGCTAGAAAGCTTAGCCGAACTTGTTCAAAATCATCAACCAACTAAGATTATTGAGCTAGGTTCTCTTTTCGGTCTCTCTTTGAGAACATGGCTTTCTACACAAACTGATGCCGACATTGTTGCTATTGATTTATCATTCAGGTATCTGCGAGAGAGCCAAAAACTAATTCCTATTGATTTGTCGAGAGTGACCTTACTTGAACAGGACATACTCAAGACAGACTTCAGGCAACTTTGGGAGCAGGAGGATAAAGTCCTACTGTACGTAGATGCCCACGATCAGCCAAATGTGCCGATTATGGAGTATGTTTTGAACTACGTTGTTCCTCTTTTACCTGTCAATAGTTTGGTTGTAGTGGATGATCTATGGTATAGTCCTACAGTCCTTGAACAAGGTAACGTCCAAGCGTTTTTCGAGCAAGTTGTTAATCGCTATATGGATCCTCTTCATCCGATTGAGGCTGCTTATGCTCCCTACTGGGAAGGTGGTTCTTTTATTGGTTTCTTAGAGGTAATTCCTCTTATGAAATGGGTGTTTGAACAAAAAATAAAATTGAAGTTTCAAGATAACATTAAATTTGCTTACTTCCAAAAAAGCCAGCATTGATATCGAAAAATTTCCATCATGAATATCGACTTTCAAAAACAAACAGGAAAGATTCAAAATAATCCAATTTCTTGGTTTTTTGTTGATGGTAATGCTGACTTACAAGAGAATCAAGCAGCGCTACAACTATGCCACCAAGGTTCAAGGTTCTATGTGCTGGGCCGAAGTCAAGAAGCCATGCAATGCTTCAAGCAGGCTGCGCAAATATCTGCTCAAGTTCATGGACTTTACTACGCTCAAGCAGTCTGTATGGCTCAGTCGGGTCGTTTCACTGAGGCATTAGAATTGTTGAAGCGAGAAATTCAAAATCCACCTCACAATCCCAAGGCAAAATCTTTACTAAAAGATATTAATCACTGGCTGCAAAAGTACAGCCCAAGACAAAATACAGAAAATCATTATCAACCTCAGTCAGTCACATTTTTTACAACTGCAAAATCGTTTTCTGGGCCTGTTGCAATAGCACAAAAAAATGCTATTTTGAGCTGGACTTTACTGCGCCCTCGTCCCGAAATCATTGTGTTTGGCGATGAAGAAGGGGTTTCAGAGATCTGTGAAGAATTGGGGTTGATTCATGTCCCTGAAGTCCAAACCAGTGAATTAGGCACACCTCTAATTAGTGGTTTGTTTCAGGCGGCTCAGAATCTAGCCTCGAATGATTTACTGGTTTATATCAATGCAGATATAATACTATTAGACGACTTCATACCCGCGATCTCCAAGGTTGCTAGCACATTTAGTCGATTTTTAGTGGTTGGGCGAAGATGGGACTTAGATCTAAATAGACCCATCGATTTCCGGAACGAGAATTTCCCCATCATGATGCGGAATCTTGTTCGAGAGGAAGCTTCACTTCATGAGGTAACGGGAATTGACTACCTAGCATTTACCAAAAATTTGTGGGATGCAATACCTGATTTTACCGTAGGTAGGGCCGCGTGGGATATTGGTATGGTCTACAAAGTTTTAGAAAATCAAGATCCTGTTGTAGATGCCACTTCGGTAATAACGGCTATTCACCAAAATCATAACTACAATCACATTGTGGGGGGAC
Proteins encoded:
- a CDS encoding NAD-dependent epimerase/dehydratase family protein, whose protein sequence is MKKAIVTGATGFIGSVFVAYLMKSGIEVLALGRKSLNEVSDRERKRLAGAAYLRLDMNEIALLSKELSGIGWNVGDDCIFFNLAWGGVNGLSDLNIEAQMKNVIWSVSALDTASRIGCRRFIQVGTMEEAFTYKYLDLDHNTSNKYNRHVIYSVAKIAAKRALKIKASQIGIEFIYVLHSHVMGPNDTKDSFLQVTLQKLIKGDDLIFSTGEQYFDVISVKDCVYGYYLIGQRGVPGSEYWVGSGDPRRLREYVERMYRLFPSGQEMQFGKLPYNDIVLNKEDFSIKLLAEHTGYAPTMTYEETVKELYDSLVK
- a CDS encoding cephalosporin hydroxylase family protein, which codes for MIFYDKFKRGREQEIQVQGTDTTSLRATKHFFDKANSRKSSYHFEWLVRPIIQYPQDIVAMQEIIWSVQPELIIETGIVHKSSLIFSASMLELNAACGGHQDAEVLGIDIDIRKHNRQAIESYCMFKRISIISGSILDLDIIEQVKMKASGKQSVLVCLDSNHTHDHLPAELEAYAPLVTLGTYWMVFDESIGDFPDDMFPDSPWGLFFTPQGLSRSIWRLTLSLKLTKASKISY
- a CDS encoding formyltransferase family protein, giving the protein MRYSEMPSMSSKFLIMADSQVGYAVVKWLLENYKHDIGLVVTIEQNDIWEYAKKRGVNVTVYQSDLNLIKEIENFGLCLELGFLVWWPKIIKDGLIRLPKAGFINTHPSLLPYCRGRHYNFWSIVEQVPFGVTLHFVNAGIDTGDVVAQEPIFYGWEDNGESLYNKAVNKMISLFQKAYPHIRVFKFNKNPQKLSEGSFHFSHEMDNVSRIDLNQKYTAKDLLNLLRARTFKGHPSCWFEDDGEIYEVRVTIVRKSP
- a CDS encoding glycosyltransferase, yielding MLKLNYKPLVSIGVPTFNRPDGLRRTLSHIFNQTYSNLEVIVSDNNSPGGNIDTIIRDFAISGKKIRYFRQKKNQGAVFNFEFVFKQATGQYFMWAADDDYFESKNLIENLQAACANINMAFPDFNVQHTSGRVVRGLLNKIYGSCLTDQDYLLAWCKYGYGYPYYGMYNLDNCTKNNVSFKFDTDLKYYSEGTFLHRLFIAGNVRFVPNTFIRISEGGSRPDNLTLLIDHSIYIERTLNLYTSCDSQNIKNYVDTFLESQRVYRLSLCESLLADLRAARANLQASVLMNSLNDIERHIGGLKSQLYPQYQHQGVKEKTAVSYTTPLSHISSYREWISTLAKAQCRLYYRDQTPESLESLAELVQNHQPTKIIELGSLFGLSLRTWLSTQTDADIVAIDLSFRYLRESQKLIPIDLSRVTLLEQDILKTDFRQLWEQEDKVLLYVDAHDQPNVPIMEYVLNYVVPLLPVNSLVVVDDLWYSPTVLEQGNVQAFFEQVVNRYMDPLHPIEAAYAPYWEGGSFIGFLEVIPLMKWVFEQKIKLKFQDNIKFAYFQKSQH
- a CDS encoding NAD-dependent epimerase/dehydratase family protein, with the protein product MKTAIITGSTGLVGRSVARYLSSRGIDILCLGRKRLSKRDIKKHFKYDLNYIQLSMESILSLGRKIDLIQWSPGDDCVFFNFAWGGHKTLTDGSFNDQMKNAIQAAKAVQSAKKVGCIKFVNIGTFEETYAEQYLEGMNNSPYQSTQSNYAISKLASRDLCKMVAYLEKIDYVHTRLSVPLESDLSRGSYIASTLRKIVKGQPYESPKSNQLFDIVFTDDVAKAYHLIGVHGKNKADYYIGNSKPATLSSYFEYFGRIVENVEGEDVAIDSNATDPIRQLFDTENIQRDTGFVATTRFQDVLKNLDSI
- a CDS encoding tetratricopeptide repeat protein gives rise to the protein MNIDFQKQTGKIQNNPISWFFVDGNADLQENQAALQLCHQGSRFYVLGRSQEAMQCFKQAAQISAQVHGLYYAQAVCMAQSGRFTEALELLKREIQNPPHNPKAKSLLKDINHWLQKYSPRQNTENHYQPQSVTFFTTAKSFSGPVAIAQKNAILSWTLLRPRPEIIVFGDEEGVSEICEELGLIHVPEVQTSELGTPLISGLFQAAQNLASNDLLVYINADIILLDDFIPAISKVASTFSRFLVVGRRWDLDLNRPIDFRNENFPIMMRNLVREEASLHEVTGIDYLAFTKNLWDAIPDFTVGRAAWDIGMVYKVLENQDPVVDATSVITAIHQNHNYNHIVGGQEAAWKGVEAQRNHSLAGNAFPQGMKSGGIGYISDSTWQLTDSGIRPVVPRILVQPASAESCTKRFKDLQKAIKFHPGSVEAYKCLADCLKYLGKHQEAERAYKISRKPLGMAV
- a CDS encoding methyltransferase C-terminal domain-containing protein, with translation MVGYGAATKGNTLLNYAGVRPGLMRFVVNRNPARQGQFMPGSWVPIVDEPSLQNCRPDYVMILPWNLRSEVANRLNYIRSWSSRFVFAIPALEVL
- a CDS encoding class I SAM-dependent methyltransferase; protein product: MAKLISSRGTSVCRACGSDNLSSVLDLGSQPIPSEYGRTADEVLDVFPLHMRICKRCGLGQVGEYVVPERIFHDTYPYLSSASFTWVEHARQYARSMTDSLALDSNSLVVELASNDGYLLSEFRNLGVPVLGVEPAVNVATIACEAGVPTVTEFFGASVAEKILADYGSPGLIVANNVFAHVPDMHDFTEGMSILADDHTLITIENPSFAVLLQETLFDTIYHEHYSYLTAHSVRVVAQAHGLDLVHVDKLSTHGGSNRYWLSRSRTADDTVSATLEAENRSGLFKPEEWFAFADRSKAAIEGLRNWFLERKQAGDVVVGYGAAHKGNTFLNAVGEASKTLTYVVDASVEKQGKFLPGSQVPVLAPEQLALASPTDVLILPWNIAPELAERIRLVTPEARIWVAQPRIQQL
- a CDS encoding dTDP-4-dehydrorhamnose 3,5-epimerase family protein; this encodes MKLESTPIEELFVLHRPVRRDERGFFSRLFGADEIAAAGRPTEAVHVNSSTSVTVGTLRGIHFQYPPHAEAKIVSCAAGAIWDVGIDLRPSSPTRFQWFGIKLTPMNGVSMIIPEGFGHAFITLEPNSTVIYVVSAAYAPSHESGARFDDPVLGIKWPIKPRVLSEKDLAWGSLTDRIDELDTRFA
- a CDS encoding DegT/DnrJ/EryC1/StrS family aminotransferase: MKKRIYYTKPSITELEVEYATDAARHGWGDRCYEYIEHFERAFREHLQVDYAIATSSCTGALHMGMAALGIGEGDEVILADTNWIATAAPIIHLGAKPVFVDILPDTWCIDPSLVEEAITSRTKAIIAVHLYGNLCEMDELLAIGEKYGIPVIEDAAEAIGSIYHGKRAGSMGNFGSFSFHGTKTLTTGEGGMFVTNDAALYERVLTLSNHGRARGQKKQFWPEIIGFKYKMSNIQAAIGCAQMERVGDLIARKREIFRYYQKSLVSIDGISMNPETSLTVNGYWMPTLVFDKSTAITREDLLKTFQDEGINARVFFYPLSSLPEFGGVARNSRSQSICERAINLPSYHDMSQTDQISVVSIIKKLKVNEV